A DNA window from Patagioenas fasciata isolate bPatFas1 chromosome 1, bPatFas1.hap1, whole genome shotgun sequence contains the following coding sequences:
- the LOC136108844 gene encoding cell surface glycoprotein CD200 receptor 1-A-like isoform X1: MKAGADMKIAGKMVCVFVLLIITKVMRTVGNNRVSATVGNSSVLVCSLKSNTTLVTWKISPKTGGFCTLGYRADQNKTDRTNCSDSVNWKFRPDQDPALEIRQVGIVHEGNYTCEVVATEGNFHRTYHLTVLVPPRLTLHCDDHGNPVCEAEAGKPPAQISWDLESNSTPREEVHDDGTVTVVSTFTAHGTNVTNTICVVSHPAGNQSKSIACHPSKNGFYLHVTIILCVLIIITFTAVICYFKLHSDRPCRKLDPPETDLTHSPQDDTMEVEPYTTYVQKENVIYNSVSDLTVGQNLPQGLSPAT, from the exons GGAACAACAGAGTGTCAGCGACAGTAGGTAACAGCTCTGTGCTCGTCTGCTCTCTCAAATCAAATACAACCCTGGTAACATGGAAAATAAGTCCCAAGACTGGAGGCTTCTGCACCTTAGGATACAGGGCTGATCAGAACAAGACAGACAGAACAAACTGCAGTGACAGCGTGAACTGGAAATTCAGACCAGATCAGGATCCTGCCCTGGAGATACGGCAAGTGGGAATAGTCCATGAGGGAAATTACACCTGCGAAGTAGTAGCAACAGAAGGGAATTTCCACAGAACATACCACCTGACCGTGCTGG TCCCTCCCAGGCTGACCCTGCACTGTGATGACCACGGGAACCCCGTATGTGAGGCAGAGGCAGGGAAGCCACCTGCTCAGATCTCGTGGGAcctagagagcaactccaccccCAGGGAAGAAGTCCACGATGACGGGACAGTGACTGTTGTCAGCACATTCACAGCACATGGCACCAACGTGACCAACACAATCTGCGTTGTGTCCCACCCGGCTGGGAACCAGAGCAAGTCCATAGCCTGTCATCCCTCAA AGAACGGCTTTTACCTGCATGTCACCATCATTCTTTGTGTCCTGATCATTATCACCTTCACGGCTGTCATTTGCTATTTTAAGCTCCACAGTGACAG accGTGTCGCAAACTCGATCCTCCTGAAACTGATCTCACACATTCCCCACAG gATGACACAATGGAAGTGGAACCTTATACTACTTATGTGcagaaggaaaatgtaatttaCAACTCAGTGTCTGATCTGACAGTGGGGCAGAATCTTCCACAAGGACTGTCACCAGCAACATGA